A section of the Streptomyces sp. CG1 genome encodes:
- a CDS encoding oxidoreductase, with product MNKVWLVTGASSGFGRAITEAAVAAGDVVVGAARRPEALDDLVAAHPDQVEALRLDVTDLAAIETAVQDVVARHGRIDVLVNNAGRTHVGAVEETTEAELRALFDLHFFGPAALVRAVLPQMRERRSGAIVQMSSMGGQMSFAGFGAYSATKFALEGLSEALVDEVREYGIKVLIVEPGAFRTSLFDTGRAGVSSDTGVYARVAETRGSVAGGQGSQPGDPAKAAALILAALEAEHTPLRLPLGDDGVSAVLAHLDQVREDITAWEKRTRATAFDD from the coding sequence ATGAACAAGGTATGGCTGGTGACCGGGGCGAGCAGCGGTTTCGGGCGGGCGATCACCGAGGCGGCCGTAGCCGCCGGTGATGTGGTGGTCGGCGCGGCCAGGCGTCCGGAGGCCCTGGACGACCTGGTGGCGGCCCACCCCGACCAGGTGGAGGCGCTGCGCCTGGACGTCACCGACCTGGCCGCGATCGAGACGGCGGTCCAGGACGTCGTGGCCCGGCACGGGCGGATCGACGTGCTGGTCAACAACGCGGGCCGCACCCATGTCGGCGCCGTCGAGGAGACCACCGAGGCCGAGCTGCGCGCCCTGTTCGACCTGCACTTCTTCGGCCCGGCGGCGCTCGTCCGGGCGGTGCTGCCGCAGATGCGGGAGCGGCGCTCGGGCGCGATCGTGCAGATGAGCAGCATGGGTGGGCAGATGTCCTTCGCGGGCTTCGGGGCGTACAGCGCGACGAAGTTCGCCCTGGAGGGCCTGTCCGAGGCACTCGTGGACGAGGTGCGGGAGTACGGCATCAAGGTGCTGATCGTCGAGCCGGGCGCGTTCCGGACCTCGCTGTTCGACACCGGCCGCGCCGGGGTCAGCTCCGACACCGGCGTGTACGCCAGGGTCGCCGAGACCCGTGGCTCCGTCGCAGGCGGCCAGGGCAGTCAGCCCGGCGACCCGGCCAAGGCGGCAGCCCTCATCCTGGCCGCGCTGGAGGCGGAGCACACCCCGCTGCGCCTGCCCCTCGGCGACGACGGCGTGAGCGCCGTCCTGGCCCACCTCGACCAGGTCCGCGAGGACATCACCGCCTGGGAGAAGCGCACCCGGGCGACGGCCTTCGACGACTGA
- a CDS encoding acyl-CoA synthetase: MSSLFPALADGPGERVALRFGERSLTYGELAGAAGALAARLRGAGRVAVWATPELETAVAVTGVLLAGAAAVPLNPKSGEKELAHIVSDSAPTLVLAAPGAELPATLGALERLDVDATATPGAIPDDTAAGEEPALIVYTSGTTGPPKGAVLPRRALATTLDALADAWQWTAEDVLVHGLPLFHVHGLVLGTLGPLRRGGSVRHLGRFTTEGVARELNAGATMLFGVPTMYHRIAEALPEDPELAKALTRARLLVSGSAALPVHDHERIAAATGRRVIERYGMTETLMNTSVRADGEPRAGTVGVPLPGVELRLVEEDGTPITAYDGESVGEIQVRGPNLFTEYLNRPDATAAAFTADGWFRTGDMAVRESDGYVRIVGRKATDLIKSGGYKIGAGEIENALLEHPGVREAAVTGEPDADLGERIVAWIVPLDAEAPPAAEELADHVARRLAPHKRPRVVRYLDSLPRNDMGKIMKRALVADA; this comes from the coding sequence GTGTCCTCACTCTTTCCCGCCCTGGCGGACGGTCCGGGCGAGCGGGTCGCCCTGCGGTTCGGTGAGCGGTCGTTGACGTACGGCGAGCTGGCCGGGGCCGCCGGTGCGCTCGCCGCCCGGCTGCGCGGGGCCGGCCGGGTCGCCGTGTGGGCCACGCCCGAGCTGGAGACCGCCGTCGCCGTGACGGGCGTACTGCTCGCCGGGGCGGCCGCGGTGCCGCTGAACCCGAAGTCGGGCGAGAAGGAACTCGCGCACATCGTCTCCGACAGCGCACCGACGCTGGTGCTGGCCGCCCCGGGCGCCGAACTACCGGCCACGCTCGGTGCGTTGGAGCGACTCGACGTCGACGCGACCGCCACCCCCGGCGCCATACCCGATGACACCGCCGCCGGCGAAGAGCCCGCGCTGATCGTCTACACCTCCGGCACCACCGGCCCGCCCAAGGGTGCCGTGCTGCCCCGCCGGGCCCTCGCCACCACCCTGGACGCGCTCGCCGACGCCTGGCAGTGGACCGCGGAAGACGTACTGGTACACGGGCTGCCGCTCTTTCATGTGCACGGGCTCGTGCTGGGCACTCTCGGCCCGCTGCGGCGTGGTGGCAGCGTCCGGCACCTGGGGCGGTTCACCACCGAGGGCGTGGCCCGGGAGCTGAACGCGGGCGCGACCATGCTGTTCGGGGTGCCGACGATGTACCACCGCATCGCCGAGGCCCTGCCCGAGGACCCGGAGCTGGCCAAGGCACTCACCCGGGCCCGGCTGCTGGTCTCCGGCTCGGCCGCGCTGCCCGTGCACGACCACGAGCGGATCGCGGCGGCCACCGGGCGGCGGGTGATCGAGCGGTACGGCATGACCGAGACGCTGATGAACACCAGCGTGCGGGCCGACGGGGAGCCGCGCGCGGGCACCGTGGGCGTGCCGCTGCCCGGCGTCGAGCTGCGGCTCGTGGAGGAGGACGGGACGCCGATCACCGCGTACGACGGGGAGAGCGTCGGCGAGATCCAGGTGCGCGGGCCGAACCTGTTCACCGAGTATCTGAACCGGCCCGACGCCACGGCCGCCGCGTTCACCGCCGACGGCTGGTTCCGCACCGGCGACATGGCCGTGCGGGAGAGCGACGGATATGTGCGGATCGTGGGCCGTAAGGCAACCGACCTGATCAAGAGCGGTGGTTACAAGATCGGGGCCGGGGAGATCGAGAACGCGCTGCTGGAGCATCCGGGGGTGCGGGAGGCCGCGGTCACCGGGGAGCCGGACGCCGACCTGGGCGAGCGGATCGTGGCGTGGATCGTCCCGCTGGACGCGGAAGCGCCCCCCGCCGCTGAGGAGTTGGCCGATCACGTGGCCCGGCGGCTCGCCCCGCACAAGCGGCCGCGGGTCGTCCGGTACCTGGATTCCCTCCCCCGCAACGACATGGGGAAGATCATGAAGCGTGCGCTGGTGGCCGATGCCTGA
- a CDS encoding RimK family alpha-L-glutamate ligase — translation MPRIALATYDPGPEPGKDTDLPELVRALRAAGADAEARYWDDPDVDWSGYDLVVIRSTWDYSWRAEEFEAWVERVGALTRLANPAAVVHWSTDKRYLGELAAAGVPTVPTRYIAPGEPADLPEDHEYVIKPTSGAGARFAARYTPDGHEKAVAQLARMHAEGFTAMVQPYVAGIDVSGERALQFFGGRLLHASRKGAVLAPGTPYDADKVAHPDLERWQPTAAELAVAEKALGAVPGADGLLYARVDLVDGEDGEPRLMELELVEPNLFLWLHPGSLERVVEAILDAAEDVTG, via the coding sequence ATGCCCCGCATCGCCCTCGCCACCTACGACCCCGGTCCGGAGCCCGGCAAGGACACCGATCTGCCGGAGCTGGTGCGGGCGCTCAGGGCGGCCGGGGCCGACGCCGAGGCCCGGTACTGGGATGATCCGGACGTGGACTGGAGCGGCTATGACCTCGTCGTCATCCGGTCCACCTGGGACTACAGCTGGCGGGCGGAGGAGTTCGAGGCCTGGGTGGAGCGGGTCGGGGCGCTGACCCGGCTCGCCAACCCGGCGGCCGTGGTGCACTGGAGCACCGACAAGCGCTACCTCGGCGAGCTGGCGGCCGCCGGTGTGCCCACCGTCCCCACCCGCTACATAGCGCCGGGCGAGCCTGCCGACCTGCCCGAGGACCACGAGTACGTGATCAAGCCGACCTCGGGCGCGGGCGCCCGGTTCGCCGCCCGCTACACGCCCGACGGGCACGAGAAGGCCGTGGCGCAGCTCGCCCGGATGCACGCCGAGGGCTTCACCGCGATGGTGCAGCCGTACGTGGCCGGTATCGACGTCAGCGGGGAGCGGGCGCTGCAGTTCTTCGGCGGCCGGCTGCTGCACGCCAGCCGCAAGGGCGCCGTCCTCGCGCCCGGCACACCGTACGACGCGGACAAGGTGGCCCACCCGGATCTGGAGCGCTGGCAGCCGACGGCGGCGGAACTGGCCGTCGCCGAGAAGGCGTTGGGCGCGGTGCCCGGCGCGGATGGGCTGCTGTACGCGCGGGTGGACCTCGTGGACGGGGAGGACGGCGAGCCCCGGCTGATGGAGCTGGAACTGGTGGAGCCGAACCTGTTCCTGTGGCTGCATCCGGGGTCACTGGAGCGGGTGGTGGAGGCGATCCTGGACGCGGCCGAGGACGTCACCGGCTGA
- a CDS encoding carboxyl transferase domain-containing protein — MPERLSARQILALVADEATFGELPGRIREPKADGPLGWQGYDASRTRATARTGEEESVVCGTASVTGIPAVLIAFEFGFLGGSLGERTGDRLEAAYHHARAHRLPVVPLIATGGSRMQEGMLALSQLQRVARESALTREAGLPQIAVLRDPTTGGGWATLGAGADVVLALPGAQVGFAGSRVRPADADPAAYTAEGQVAVGSADTVVRPAELRETLGQWLRLLTTPAQEAPVPPALGTSGLPATGWAAVHRARSPERPRARAYLDAYFTHRLDISGDRCGGTDPDGMVCGFGERDGRTVAYAAQTGAATRPAGYRTAARLIRLADRLDIPVLTLVDTPGAANDAEAERQGAGAAIAGAFEAVASARVPITTLVIGEGGSGGALALAAPGNTWATPDSYFSVIAPELAAAILKRPKDEVEATAEQLRIRPQDLVELGVIRGIAAAAR; from the coding sequence ATGCCTGAGCGGCTGTCGGCCCGGCAGATCCTGGCCCTGGTCGCGGACGAGGCGACCTTCGGTGAACTGCCCGGCAGGATAAGAGAACCGAAGGCGGACGGCCCGCTCGGCTGGCAGGGTTACGACGCCTCCCGCACCCGTGCCACGGCCCGCACCGGTGAGGAGGAGTCGGTCGTCTGCGGCACCGCGAGCGTCACGGGCATTCCGGCCGTGCTGATCGCCTTCGAGTTCGGCTTCCTCGGCGGCTCCCTGGGCGAGCGCACCGGTGACCGGCTCGAGGCGGCGTACCATCACGCCCGTGCCCACCGGCTCCCGGTCGTGCCGCTGATCGCCACCGGCGGCAGCCGGATGCAGGAGGGCATGCTCGCGCTGAGCCAACTCCAGCGTGTGGCACGTGAGTCGGCGCTCACCCGGGAGGCCGGCCTGCCGCAGATCGCGGTCCTGCGGGACCCCACGACCGGCGGCGGCTGGGCCACCCTCGGCGCCGGGGCCGATGTCGTCCTGGCCCTGCCGGGTGCCCAGGTGGGCTTCGCCGGTTCCCGGGTCCGGCCCGCGGACGCCGACCCGGCGGCCTACACCGCCGAGGGACAGGTGGCGGTGGGGTCGGCGGACACGGTGGTACGGCCCGCGGAGCTGCGGGAGACGCTGGGACAGTGGCTCAGGCTGCTCACCACGCCGGCGCAGGAAGCCCCCGTACCACCCGCCCTCGGCACCTCCGGCCTGCCCGCCACCGGCTGGGCAGCCGTGCACCGCGCCCGCTCGCCCGAACGCCCTCGCGCGCGGGCCTACTTGGACGCCTACTTCACCCATCGCCTCGACATCAGCGGTGACCGGTGCGGCGGTACGGATCCCGACGGCATGGTGTGCGGGTTCGGTGAGCGGGACGGTCGTACCGTGGCCTACGCGGCGCAGACCGGGGCGGCGACCCGGCCCGCCGGGTACCGGACCGCGGCCCGGCTGATCCGGCTCGCGGACCGGCTCGACATCCCGGTGCTGACGCTGGTGGACACACCGGGCGCGGCCAATGACGCCGAGGCGGAGCGGCAGGGAGCCGGGGCTGCGATCGCCGGGGCGTTCGAGGCGGTGGCGTCCGCCCGGGTACCGATCACCACGCTCGTCATCGGCGAGGGCGGCTCCGGCGGAGCGCTCGCGCTGGCCGCGCCCGGCAACACCTGGGCCACTCCGGACAGTTACTTCTCGGTGATCGCCCCGGAACTCGCGGCGGCCATCCTCAAACGCCCGAAGGACGAGGTCGAGGCGACCGCGGAGCAGCTCCGGATCCGGCCACAGGACCTGGTCGAGCTGGGGGTGATCCGGGGCATCGCGGCCGCCGCACGGTGA
- a CDS encoding LysR family transcriptional regulator, whose amino-acid sequence MTMDVHARDLRYFVAVAEELHFTRAAERLYVSQPALSKQIRALERQLGTELFRRDRHGVALTAAGEALLPHARTVLSAWEAGAAAVEAAKAAQRSTLVVGMSTSPGRGGLLPAIRSRFTAAHPRVTVRLRQMSWDDPTAGLADGSADVAFVWLPLPDEERYAWTVVAEEPRLLALPETHPLAARAELDFTDVLDELFLALPESAGPLRDHWLALDARAGRPPRIGTEISGAEETYEALVAGLGLCLVAEGNAPLITLGGVVTRRVRGIGPSRYALAWRREDGQRPLVRAYAQACRGTVSR is encoded by the coding sequence ATGACGATGGACGTCCACGCCCGTGATCTGCGGTACTTCGTCGCGGTCGCCGAGGAACTGCACTTCACCCGGGCCGCCGAGCGGCTCTATGTCTCGCAGCCGGCGCTGAGCAAACAAATCCGGGCGCTGGAGCGGCAGTTGGGGACGGAGCTGTTCCGGCGCGATCGGCACGGGGTGGCGCTGACGGCGGCGGGCGAGGCGCTGCTGCCGCATGCACGCACCGTGCTGTCGGCATGGGAGGCGGGTGCGGCGGCCGTCGAGGCGGCCAAGGCCGCCCAGCGCAGCACGCTGGTGGTGGGCATGAGCACCAGTCCGGGCCGGGGCGGGCTGCTGCCCGCCATCCGCTCCCGCTTCACCGCAGCGCATCCCCGGGTCACGGTCCGGCTGCGCCAGATGAGCTGGGACGATCCCACGGCGGGCCTGGCAGACGGCTCGGCGGACGTCGCCTTCGTCTGGCTGCCGCTGCCGGACGAGGAGCGCTACGCCTGGACGGTGGTCGCCGAGGAACCGCGCCTGCTGGCCCTCCCGGAGACGCATCCCCTGGCCGCCCGTGCCGAGCTGGACTTCACAGACGTCCTGGACGAGCTGTTCCTGGCGCTGCCGGAGAGTGCCGGCCCACTGCGGGACCACTGGCTCGCCCTGGACGCCCGCGCCGGCCGGCCGCCCCGGATCGGCACGGAGATCTCCGGGGCCGAGGAGACGTACGAGGCACTGGTCGCCGGCCTCGGGCTCTGCCTGGTGGCCGAGGGCAACGCCCCACTGATCACCCTGGGCGGTGTCGTCACGCGCCGGGTCCGGGGCATCGGCCCGAGCCGTTATGCGCTGGCCTGGCGACGGGAGGACGGCCAACGGCCACTGGTACGGGCGTATGCGCAGGCGTGCCGGGGGACGGTCAGCCGGTGA